GAAATCAGTCAATATATTGGATCCAATGAGCTGGACCATTACTCCTCATTTTTTCTTAAAAGACTGGCCTTCCCTGAATTACCTCCCAGCGAAGATATTGAACTTATTGCTACCCGTTCAACTGCCATGGACGAGATTGAGATTATGATCTCCAGGCATGATAGCAAGGGCACCTCGTTCCGAATCAGAAGGGCGATGCATCCGAAAGAAATAATCCAATTACAGCAACATTTTGTCAAGGCTCGCATGGATGTAAATTTCACCCATGAGCATAAATTTCTTGTCGCCTTAAACAAAAAGGGTAGTGTTATTGGTGGCCTTTTCTATCTGGACCAGGGAGAAGACGTTGTGTATATGGACAAGGTAGTGGTCTCTGACAATCACCGAGGAGGTGGAGTCAGCAGGGGACTTCTAAATGAATTTGTAAACCGGATGAGAAATTTGAAGAAAAAAATGATCATCACAGGATTTCTGCATCCTGGATATTTCTACAAATTTGGTTTTATTATTGAAAAAGACCAGGGAGGTCTGGTCAAATATTTGTAGGAAGCATAAGTGAGAATTGATTGAACCCTATTCCTCTCTTTCCAAAAAACCTTCCTCGTCTTTTTTTCTGTCCTCAGCCTCAAGATGTCTGGTCATAACCTTTGAAATAGTTGCTTGTTGTATGGCTGCCTTTAACTCATCATCACTAAATGGTTTGGTAAAGATTCCATGAGAGCTGGTCTGGCGAGCTGAATCAAGTGTGGGTGTATCTGTATGGGCTGTAATGAAGATAACCGGGATATCCGTTTCACGGCTAATCTCACGGGTAGCTTCCAGACCATTCATTTTACCTTTAAGGGTAATATCCATGAGAATCACATCGGGATAATGCTCATTGGCAGCTGCGATAGCATCTCTACCATTATTAACAATTCCAATGACTTGAAAACCCATTGCTTCAAGTCTCAGTTTTATCTCACTGGCAACGACAATCTCATCT
This genomic interval from Candidatus Neomarinimicrobiota bacterium contains the following:
- a CDS encoding response regulator, yielding MQLIDTRVLIVEDEIVVASEIKLRLEAMGFQVIGIVNNGRDAIAAANEHYPDVILMDITLKGKMNGLEATREISRETDIPVIFITAHTDTPTLDSARQTSSHGIFTKPFSDDELKAAIQQATISKVMTRHLEAEDRKKDEEGFLEREE